Proteins encoded by one window of Cupriavidus sp. EM10:
- a CDS encoding response regulator, with the protein MRTNQPTQILVVDDDPELRDLLREYLTSQGFAVSVLHDGDGLQARLERERPALIVLDLMMPKVDGLTALRNLRAKNDDIPVILLTARSDEIDRIVGLEIGADDYLGKPFSPRELLARINAVLRRKLARPAAAPEDRESMAFGPFRVNFRQRSLERSGQAVSISDTEFALLKLLLMHPLEVLSRERIVELMYGTANGISDRGIDVQIWRLRRLLDEDAQRPRYIQTVRGRGYTFVPDEAEDSVPQ; encoded by the coding sequence ATGCGTACAAACCAGCCCACACAGATCCTCGTCGTCGACGACGACCCCGAACTGCGCGACCTGCTGCGCGAATACCTGACCTCGCAGGGCTTTGCGGTGTCGGTACTGCACGATGGCGATGGCCTGCAGGCCCGGCTTGAGCGCGAGCGCCCGGCGCTGATCGTGCTGGACCTGATGATGCCCAAGGTGGACGGCCTGACCGCCCTGCGCAACCTGCGTGCCAAGAACGACGACATCCCGGTGATCCTGCTGACCGCGCGCAGCGACGAGATCGACCGCATCGTCGGGCTGGAAATCGGCGCCGACGACTACCTGGGCAAGCCATTTTCGCCGCGCGAACTGCTGGCCCGCATCAACGCGGTGCTGCGCCGCAAGCTGGCCCGCCCGGCCGCCGCGCCGGAAGACCGCGAATCGATGGCCTTCGGGCCGTTCCGGGTGAATTTTCGTCAGCGCTCGCTGGAGCGCAGCGGCCAGGCCGTATCGATCAGCGACACCGAATTCGCGCTGCTGAAGCTGCTGCTGATGCATCCGCTGGAAGTGCTGTCGCGCGAGCGCATCGTCGAACTGATGTATGGCACCGCCAACGGCATCAGCGACCGGGGCATCGACGTGCAGATCTGGCGCCTGCGCCGGCTGCTGGACGAAGACGCGCAGCGCCCGCGCTACATCCAGACGGTACGCGGCCGGGGCTACACTTTCGTGCCCGACGAAGCCGAGGACAGCGTTCCGCAATAA
- the plsY gene encoding glycerol-3-phosphate 1-O-acyltransferase PlsY, whose amino-acid sequence MVNLIFAVIAYLIGSVSFAVVVSKAMGLPDPHSYGSGNPGATNVLRTGNKKAAILTLIGDGLKGYVAVMLVKHLGPGYGVDDTGIALAALAVFLGHLFPVFHRFAGGKGVATAAGILFAIHPLLGAGTLASWLIIAFFFRYSSLAALVAAIFAPFFYVLMFGVDIIAGAVLVIGILLIARHRSNIAKLLAGKESRIGEKKKV is encoded by the coding sequence ATGGTCAACCTGATATTTGCCGTCATCGCCTACCTGATCGGATCGGTGTCGTTCGCCGTCGTGGTCAGCAAGGCCATGGGCCTGCCCGATCCGCACAGCTACGGTTCCGGCAACCCCGGCGCCACCAACGTGCTGCGCACCGGCAACAAGAAGGCCGCCATCCTGACGCTGATCGGCGATGGCCTGAAGGGCTACGTGGCCGTCATGCTGGTCAAGCACCTGGGCCCTGGTTACGGCGTGGACGACACCGGCATCGCGCTGGCGGCGCTGGCCGTGTTCCTGGGCCACCTGTTCCCGGTCTTCCACCGCTTCGCGGGCGGCAAGGGCGTGGCCACGGCGGCCGGCATCCTGTTCGCCATCCACCCGCTGCTTGGCGCCGGCACGCTGGCCAGCTGGCTGATCATCGCGTTCTTCTTCCGCTATTCGTCGCTGGCCGCGCTGGTGGCCGCGATCTTCGCGCCGTTCTTCTATGTGCTGATGTTTGGCGTGGATATCATCGCCGGCGCCGTGCTGGTCATCGGCATCCTGCTGATCGCACGTCACCGCAGCAATATCGCCAAGCTGCTGGCCGGCAAGGAAAGCCGGATCGGGGAGAAGAAGAAGGTTTGA
- a CDS encoding efflux RND transporter permease subunit, translating to MNLSATFIHRPVATALLTIGILLAGIAAFRLLPVSPLPQVDFPTISVSASLPGASPETMAATVATPLERALGAIAGVTEITSSSSLGSTRVTLQFDLSRDIDGAARDVQAAINASRATLPTSLPNNPTYRKVNPADAPIMIIALTSPTMTRGQLYDAASTILAQKLSQVEGVGQVTIGGSSLPAVRVELNPTALNHYGISLEDVRNTISATNANRPLGILDNPNTAWQVYANDQAMAAKDYMPLIIRYATPGTYSSTSAGALIASTANAAAGGNVSTKTVNGVTTTTITTSSGTTTISTGATGGNVNSGGPNSFAVPVRLQDVANVVDSVQDIRNAGSANGKPSVLLVLNRSPGANIIETVDRVNDMLPQLRKMIPATISLDVMMDRTPTIRASLREVEHTLMISVALVIMVVFVFLRNVRATLIPSVAVPVSLVGTFTIMYLAGFSLNNLSLMALTIATGFVVDDAIVVLENISRHIEEGMKPMAAALRGAREVGFTVLSMSLSLIAVFIPLLLMGGIVGRLFQEFAITLSVAILVSLVVSLTTTPMMCARLLRPVHEEKQGRFHRATEHLFVRLQNAYGRTLGVALRHGPIVWIVLLLTICLNVYLYVIVPKGFFPQQDTGRLIGFIRADQATSFQLMRTKLDNFIKIVQSDPAVVNVTGFTGGSQRNTGQMFVTLKPLSERSETADQIVARLRGKLAKEPGASLFLTPVQDIRIGGRQSSSAYQFTLQSDDLDVLRAWEPKVRAAISNIKGLEDVDTDTNDKGLQTSVIIDRDAASKLGVTAQQVDAILNDAFGQRLVSTIYHPLNQYRVVMELSPEYLQGPHALQDIYVVTGGGRRVPLSAFARVTPTSTPLGVNHQGQFAASTISFNLAEGYSLSQATDAIKLAMAQIGAPETLQANFAGGAKAFQDSLKSQPLLILAAIITIYIVLGILYESYVHPLTILSTLPSAGVGALLALLLFKTEFSIIALIGVILLIGIVKKNAIMMIDFAIDAERRDGLSPRDAIYRACLLRFRPIMMTTAAALLGAVPLALRRGDGAELRAPLGISIVGGLVVSQLLTLYTTPVVYLTLDRWRLKVNAWRARRQQRGTAPQLEH from the coding sequence ATGAACCTCTCGGCCACCTTCATCCACCGCCCGGTAGCCACCGCGCTGCTGACCATCGGCATCCTGCTGGCGGGCATTGCCGCGTTCCGGCTGCTGCCGGTGTCGCCGCTGCCGCAGGTGGACTTTCCGACGATCTCGGTCTCCGCGTCGCTGCCCGGCGCCAGCCCCGAGACAATGGCGGCCACCGTAGCGACGCCGCTGGAACGGGCGCTGGGTGCCATCGCGGGCGTGACCGAGATCACGTCGAGCAGTTCGCTGGGCTCCACGCGCGTGACGCTGCAGTTCGACCTGTCGCGCGACATCGACGGCGCAGCCCGCGACGTGCAGGCCGCCATCAATGCGTCGCGCGCCACGCTGCCCACGAGCCTGCCGAACAATCCCACCTATCGCAAGGTGAACCCGGCCGACGCGCCGATCATGATCATCGCGCTGACGTCGCCGACGATGACGCGCGGGCAGCTCTATGACGCGGCGTCGACCATCCTGGCACAGAAACTGTCGCAGGTGGAAGGCGTGGGCCAGGTCACGATCGGCGGGTCGTCGCTGCCGGCCGTGCGCGTGGAGCTGAATCCGACCGCGCTGAACCACTACGGCATTTCGCTGGAGGACGTGCGCAACACCATCAGCGCCACCAACGCCAACCGGCCGCTCGGCATCCTGGACAATCCCAACACGGCGTGGCAGGTCTATGCCAACGACCAGGCGATGGCGGCCAAGGACTACATGCCGCTGATCATCCGCTACGCCACGCCGGGCACCTATTCGTCGACCTCGGCCGGCGCGCTGATCGCCAGCACGGCCAACGCGGCGGCGGGTGGCAACGTCAGCACCAAGACCGTCAACGGCGTCACCACCACCACGATCACCACCAGCAGCGGCACCACCACCATCAGCACCGGCGCCACGGGAGGCAACGTCAACAGCGGCGGCCCGAACTCGTTTGCCGTGCCGGTGCGGCTGCAGGACGTGGCCAATGTGGTGGATTCGGTGCAGGACATCCGCAACGCCGGCTCGGCCAACGGCAAGCCGTCGGTGCTGCTGGTGCTGAACCGGTCGCCGGGCGCCAACATCATCGAGACCGTCGACCGCGTCAACGACATGCTGCCGCAGCTGCGCAAGATGATCCCGGCCACGATCTCGCTGGACGTGATGATGGACCGCACGCCCACCATCCGCGCGTCGCTGCGCGAGGTGGAGCACACGCTGATGATCTCGGTGGCGCTGGTGATCATGGTGGTGTTCGTGTTCCTGCGCAACGTGCGCGCCACGCTGATCCCCAGCGTGGCCGTGCCGGTGTCGCTGGTGGGCACCTTCACGATCATGTACCTGGCCGGGTTCTCGCTGAACAACCTGTCGTTGATGGCGCTGACGATTGCCACGGGCTTCGTGGTCGACGACGCCATCGTGGTGCTGGAAAACATCTCGCGCCACATCGAGGAAGGCATGAAGCCGATGGCCGCTGCGCTGCGCGGCGCGCGCGAGGTGGGCTTTACGGTGCTGTCGATGAGCCTGTCGCTGATCGCGGTGTTCATCCCGCTGCTGCTGATGGGCGGCATCGTGGGCCGGCTGTTCCAGGAATTCGCGATCACGCTGTCGGTGGCCATCCTGGTGTCGCTGGTGGTCTCGCTGACCACCACGCCGATGATGTGCGCGCGGCTGCTGCGTCCGGTGCACGAGGAGAAGCAGGGCCGCTTCCACCGGGCCACCGAACACCTGTTCGTGCGCCTGCAGAACGCCTATGGCCGCACGCTGGGCGTGGCGCTGCGCCACGGGCCCATCGTCTGGATCGTGCTGCTGCTGACGATCTGCCTGAACGTCTACCTGTACGTCATCGTGCCCAAGGGCTTTTTCCCGCAGCAGGATACGGGGCGGCTGATCGGCTTTATCCGTGCCGACCAGGCCACGTCGTTCCAGCTGATGCGCACCAAGCTGGACAACTTCATCAAGATCGTCCAGTCCGACCCGGCCGTGGTGAACGTGACCGGCTTCACGGGTGGTTCGCAGCGCAACACGGGACAGATGTTCGTCACGCTCAAGCCGCTGTCCGAGCGCTCGGAAACGGCCGACCAGATCGTGGCACGGCTGCGTGGCAAGCTGGCCAAGGAGCCCGGCGCAAGCCTGTTCCTGACGCCGGTGCAGGATATCCGCATCGGCGGCCGCCAGAGCAGTTCGGCCTACCAGTTCACGCTGCAGTCCGACGACCTCGATGTGCTGCGCGCGTGGGAGCCCAAGGTGCGCGCGGCAATCTCGAACATCAAGGGCCTGGAGGACGTGGATACCGACACCAACGACAAGGGCCTGCAGACGTCGGTGATCATCGACCGCGACGCGGCGTCGAAGCTCGGCGTCACGGCCCAGCAGGTCGATGCCATCCTGAACGACGCCTTCGGCCAGCGGCTGGTGTCGACGATCTACCACCCGCTGAACCAGTACCGCGTGGTGATGGAGCTGAGCCCGGAATACCTGCAGGGGCCGCATGCGCTGCAGGACATCTACGTGGTCACGGGCGGCGGCCGGCGCGTGCCGCTGTCGGCCTTTGCCCGCGTGACGCCTACCAGCACGCCGCTGGGCGTGAACCACCAGGGCCAGTTTGCCGCGTCGACCATTTCGTTCAACCTGGCCGAGGGCTATTCGCTGTCGCAGGCCACCGACGCCATCAAGCTGGCGATGGCGCAGATCGGCGCGCCCGAGACGCTGCAGGCCAACTTTGCCGGCGGCGCCAAGGCGTTCCAGGATTCGCTCAAGAGCCAGCCGCTGCTGATCCTGGCCGCCATCATCACGATCTATATCGTGCTGGGCATCCTGTACGAGAGCTATGTCCACCCGCTGACGATCCTGTCCACGCTGCCGTCGGCGGGCGTGGGCGCGCTGCTGGCGCTGCTGCTGTTCAAGACCGAGTTCAGCATCATCGCGCTGATCGGCGTGATCCTGCTGATCGGCATCGTCAAGAAGAACGCGATCATGATGATCGACTTCGCCATCGACGCCGAACGGCGCGACGGCCTGAGCCCGCGCGACGCCATCTACCGCGCCTGCCTGCTGCGCTTCCGGCCGATCATGATGACCACGGCGGCGGCCCTGCTGGGCGCGGTGCCGCTGGCGCTGCGCCGGGGCGACGGCGCGGAACTGCGTGCGCCGCTGGGCATCTCGATCGTGGGCGGGCTGGTGGTCAGCCAGTTGCTGACGCTGTACACCACGCCCGTGGTCTACCTGACGCTGGACCGCTGGCGCCTGAAGGTCAATGCCTGGCGCGCGCGCCGGCAGCAACGCGGCACCGCGCCGCAACTCGAACACTGA
- a CDS encoding MdtB/MuxB family multidrug efflux RND transporter permease subunit: MNPSRIFIERPVATALLMLAILLSGLLAFKLLPLSALPEVDYPTIQVTTLYPGASPDVMTSSVTAPLERQFGQMPGLKQMSSSSSGGASVITLQFELTLSLDVAEQEVQAAINAGGNLLPADLPMPPVYSKVNPADAPIMTLAMTSDTLPLPKLQDMVDTRVAAKISQIQGVGLVTISGGQRPAVRIQANPTALANLGMSIDDLRTAIGSANVNGAKGSFDGPSRASTIDANDQLKSADEYKQIIIGYQNGAPIRITDVADIVDGPENSRLAAWANAKPAIVVNIQRQPGANVIEVVDRIKTLLPQLQSALPASVHVQMLTDRTTTIRASVKDVEFELLLAIALVVMVIFIFLRNLSATIIPGVAVPLSLVGTFGVMYLAGFSINNLTLMALTIATGFVVDDAIVMIENIMRYIEEGDSPMEAALKGSKQIGFTIISLTFSLVAVLIPLLFMGDVVGRLFREFAITLAVSILISAVVSLTLTPMMCARLLRHVPESEQSRFHRATGRFFDNVIERYGRALEWVLARQTATLVVAVGTLVLTGLLYLVVPKGFFPVQDTGVIQAITEAAQTSSFQSMGRKQEAVQKVILEDPAVASVSSFIGVDGTNQTINAGRMLINLKPKGERDAMAVVTDRLQEAVHKLGGVSLYMQPVQDLTIEDRVARTQYQFTVEDPDPTVLAEWVPKLVERLQREPELRDVASDQQNNGLRAFVEIDRDAAARFGITTAVIDSALYSAFGQRLISTIFTQASQYRVVLETMPEFRTSPAALAELRLPSSSGGQVPLGSIARISERTGPLVINHQGQFPAATISFNLAPGESLGAAVDKITKVEQEIGLPISMATEFQGAALAFRASLSNTLWLILAAVVTMYIVLGVLYESTIHPVTILSTLPSAGVGALLALLVFQQDLGIIAIIGIILLIGIVKKNAIMMIDFALEAEREHGMKPYDAIFQACLLRFRPILMTTMAALLAALPMMLGSGIGSELRRPLGITMVGGLLVSQVLTLFTTPVIYLAFDRVAYRLKDWRTRRFGNPHDGAGDDGNDGGDGGDGGHGGHGVTPRPQEPNA, from the coding sequence ATGAATCCTTCACGCATCTTTATCGAGCGGCCGGTTGCCACGGCCCTGCTGATGCTGGCCATCCTGCTGTCGGGATTGCTCGCGTTCAAGCTGCTGCCGCTCTCCGCCCTGCCCGAGGTCGATTACCCGACCATCCAGGTGACCACGCTCTACCCCGGCGCCAGCCCCGACGTGATGACGTCGTCGGTTACCGCGCCGCTGGAGCGCCAGTTCGGCCAGATGCCGGGCCTCAAGCAGATGTCGTCGTCGTCATCGGGCGGTGCGTCGGTCATCACGCTGCAGTTCGAACTGACGCTGTCGCTGGACGTGGCGGAGCAGGAGGTGCAGGCCGCCATCAACGCGGGCGGCAACCTGCTGCCGGCCGACCTGCCGATGCCGCCGGTCTACAGCAAGGTCAACCCCGCCGATGCGCCGATCATGACGCTGGCGATGACGTCGGACACCCTGCCGCTGCCCAAACTGCAGGACATGGTGGACACGCGCGTGGCGGCCAAGATCTCGCAGATCCAGGGCGTGGGCCTGGTCACCATCAGCGGCGGCCAGCGCCCGGCCGTGCGCATCCAGGCCAACCCCACCGCGCTGGCCAACCTGGGCATGTCGATCGACGACCTGCGCACCGCCATCGGCAGCGCGAACGTCAACGGCGCCAAGGGCAGCTTCGACGGCCCCTCGCGCGCCTCCACCATCGACGCCAACGACCAGCTCAAGTCCGCCGACGAGTACAAGCAGATCATCATCGGCTACCAGAACGGTGCGCCGATCCGCATCACCGACGTGGCCGACATCGTCGACGGCCCCGAGAACAGCCGCCTGGCCGCGTGGGCCAACGCCAAGCCGGCCATCGTGGTCAATATCCAGCGCCAGCCGGGCGCCAACGTAATCGAGGTGGTCGACCGCATCAAGACGCTGCTGCCGCAGCTGCAGTCGGCGCTGCCGGCGTCGGTGCACGTGCAGATGCTGACCGACCGCACCACCACGATCCGCGCCTCGGTCAAGGACGTGGAGTTCGAACTGCTGCTGGCCATCGCCCTGGTGGTGATGGTGATCTTCATCTTCCTGCGCAACCTGTCGGCCACGATCATCCCGGGCGTGGCCGTGCCGCTGTCGCTGGTGGGCACGTTTGGCGTGATGTACCTGGCCGGCTTCTCGATCAACAACCTCACGCTGATGGCACTGACCATCGCCACGGGCTTCGTGGTGGACGACGCCATCGTGATGATCGAGAACATCATGCGCTACATCGAGGAAGGCGATTCCCCGATGGAGGCCGCGCTGAAGGGGTCGAAGCAGATCGGCTTCACGATCATCTCGCTGACGTTTTCGCTGGTGGCCGTGCTGATCCCGCTGCTGTTCATGGGCGATGTGGTCGGGCGGCTGTTCCGCGAATTCGCGATCACGCTGGCGGTGTCGATCCTGATTTCGGCCGTGGTGTCGCTGACGCTGACGCCGATGATGTGCGCGCGCCTGCTGCGCCATGTGCCGGAAAGCGAACAGTCGCGCTTCCACCGCGCCACGGGCCGCTTCTTCGACAACGTGATCGAACGGTACGGCCGCGCGCTGGAATGGGTGCTGGCCCGCCAGACCGCCACGCTGGTGGTGGCCGTCGGCACGCTGGTGCTGACCGGCCTGCTCTACCTGGTGGTGCCCAAGGGCTTCTTCCCGGTGCAGGACACCGGCGTGATCCAGGCCATCACCGAGGCCGCGCAAACCAGTTCGTTCCAGTCGATGGGCCGCAAGCAGGAAGCCGTGCAGAAGGTGATCCTGGAAGACCCGGCGGTGGCCAGCGTGTCGTCGTTCATCGGTGTGGATGGCACCAACCAGACCATCAACGCCGGGCGCATGCTGATCAACCTGAAGCCCAAGGGCGAGCGCGACGCGATGGCCGTGGTGACCGACCGCCTGCAGGAAGCGGTGCACAAGCTCGGCGGCGTGTCGCTGTACATGCAGCCCGTGCAGGACCTGACGATCGAAGACCGCGTGGCGCGTACCCAGTACCAGTTCACGGTGGAAGACCCGGATCCGACCGTGCTCGCCGAATGGGTGCCCAAGCTCGTCGAGCGGCTGCAGCGCGAGCCCGAGCTGCGCGACGTGGCCAGCGACCAGCAGAACAACGGCCTGCGCGCGTTCGTGGAGATCGACCGCGACGCCGCCGCGCGCTTCGGCATCACCACGGCGGTGATCGACAGTGCACTGTACAGCGCCTTCGGCCAGCGGCTGATCTCCACCATCTTCACGCAGGCCAGCCAGTACCGCGTGGTGCTGGAGACGATGCCCGAATTCCGTACCAGCCCGGCAGCGCTGGCCGAGCTGCGACTGCCGTCGTCGTCGGGCGGGCAGGTGCCGCTGGGGTCCATCGCGCGGATTTCCGAACGCACGGGCCCGCTGGTCATCAACCACCAGGGGCAGTTCCCGGCCGCCACGATCTCGTTCAACCTGGCGCCGGGCGAATCGCTGGGCGCCGCCGTCGACAAGATCACCAAGGTGGAACAGGAAATCGGGCTGCCGATCTCGATGGCCACCGAGTTCCAGGGCGCGGCGCTGGCGTTCCGGGCGTCGCTGTCGAACACGCTGTGGCTGATCCTGGCCGCCGTCGTGACCATGTATATCGTGCTGGGCGTGCTGTATGAAAGCACCATCCATCCGGTGACGATCCTGTCCACGCTGCCGTCGGCCGGCGTGGGCGCGCTGCTGGCGCTGCTGGTTTTCCAGCAGGACCTGGGCATCATCGCAATCATCGGCATCATCCTGCTGATCGGCATCGTCAAGAAGAACGCCATCATGATGATTGACTTCGCGCTTGAGGCCGAGCGTGAACATGGCATGAAGCCGTACGACGCCATCTTCCAGGCGTGCCTGCTGCGGTTCCGGCCGATCCTGATGACCACCATGGCCGCCCTGCTGGCCGCGCTGCCGATGATGCTGGGCTCGGGCATCGGCTCGGAACTGCGCCGGCCGCTGGGTATCACGATGGTCGGCGGCCTGCTGGTCAGCCAGGTGCTGACGCTGTTCACCACGCCGGTGATCTACCTGGCGTTCGACCGCGTGGCGTACCGCCTCAAGGACTGGCGCACCCGCCGGTTTGGCAATCCGCACGATGGGGCCGGCGATGACGGCAACGACGGCGGAGACGGCGGCGATGGCGGCCATGGCGGCCATGGCGTGACGCCGCGTCCGCAGGAGCCGAACGCCTGA
- a CDS encoding MdtA/MuxA family multidrug efflux RND transporter periplasmic adaptor subunit, whose product MLAGAGWYWHSHRKAAQEAGAAAPGAASGAAGMGAGRRGPGGPGGPGGPNAMPRSPVVVNTVSKRNMDVVLNGLGNVTPVANVTVRAQVSGPLLKVLFKEGQMVKAGDVLAEIDPRPFQAAVDQAVGQLARDQALLQNARLDQQRYKTLLAQDSISKQQVDTQDALVRQYEGVVKTDQGNVDNARLNLGYTRIVAPTSGRIGLRQVDPGNIVSTGDTNGIALITQIQPITVLYTIPEDNLPAVLKKLNAGEKLQVQAWDRQMRNQLADGTLLTTDNQIDTTTGTVKLKAIFQNTDGMLFPNQFVNVRTRVDTMEDATVIPVAAIQRGQQGTFVYTVADDNTVKVQVVTLGPSDGARTAVLKGVEPGQRVVVDGADRLKEGMVVEAVDPAARAAQLQPSSAPRARGRRGNWGGASGAHGASGAHGAPGAASDGASAASAPGASGERRRLRDADTNPNPATSTPANPGASVGQRPQQ is encoded by the coding sequence GTGCTGGCAGGCGCCGGCTGGTACTGGCACAGCCACCGCAAGGCGGCCCAGGAAGCCGGCGCTGCGGCGCCGGGGGCTGCCAGTGGCGCGGCGGGCATGGGCGCCGGCCGACGCGGGCCGGGCGGACCCGGTGGCCCTGGCGGCCCGAACGCCATGCCGCGTTCGCCGGTGGTGGTCAATACGGTCAGCAAGCGCAACATGGACGTGGTGCTGAACGGGCTGGGCAACGTGACGCCGGTGGCCAACGTCACCGTGCGCGCGCAGGTTTCCGGGCCGCTGCTGAAGGTGCTCTTCAAGGAAGGCCAGATGGTCAAGGCCGGCGACGTGCTGGCCGAGATCGATCCGCGCCCGTTCCAGGCCGCAGTGGACCAGGCGGTGGGCCAACTGGCCCGCGACCAGGCGCTGCTGCAGAACGCGCGGCTGGACCAGCAGCGCTACAAGACGCTGCTGGCGCAGGATTCGATCTCCAAGCAGCAGGTGGACACGCAGGACGCGCTGGTGCGCCAGTATGAAGGCGTGGTCAAGACCGACCAGGGCAACGTCGACAACGCGCGGCTGAACCTGGGCTACACGCGCATCGTGGCGCCTACCTCGGGCCGGATCGGCCTGCGCCAGGTGGACCCCGGCAACATCGTCAGCACCGGCGACACCAACGGCATCGCCCTGATCACGCAAATCCAGCCCATCACGGTGCTGTATACGATTCCCGAGGACAACCTGCCCGCCGTGCTGAAGAAGCTCAATGCCGGCGAAAAGCTGCAAGTGCAGGCCTGGGACCGCCAGATGCGCAACCAGCTGGCCGACGGCACGCTGCTGACCACCGACAACCAGATCGACACCACGACCGGCACGGTCAAGCTCAAGGCCATCTTCCAGAACACCGACGGGATGCTGTTCCCGAACCAGTTCGTCAATGTGCGCACCCGCGTGGATACCATGGAAGATGCCACGGTGATCCCCGTGGCCGCCATCCAGCGTGGCCAGCAAGGCACCTTCGTCTACACGGTGGCCGACGACAACACGGTGAAGGTACAGGTGGTGACGCTGGGGCCGAGCGATGGCGCACGGACTGCCGTGCTCAAGGGCGTGGAGCCCGGCCAGCGCGTGGTGGTGGACGGCGCGGACCGTCTCAAGGAAGGCATGGTCGTGGAAGCGGTGGACCCGGCCGCGCGCGCGGCGCAACTGCAGCCGTCTAGCGCGCCGCGTGCGCGTGGCCGCCGCGGCAACTGGGGCGGCGCCAGCGGTGCGCATGGAGCCAGCGGCGCACATGGCGCGCCGGGCGCGGCCAGCGACGGCGCATCGGCAGCATCCGCGCCGGGTGCATCGGGCGAGCGCCGTCGCCTGCGCGACGCCGACACCAACCCGAACCCGGCCACCAGCACGCCTGCCAACCCGGGCGCCAGCGTGGGCCAGCGGCCGCAGCAGTAA